One region of Vigna angularis cultivar LongXiaoDou No.4 chromosome 10, ASM1680809v1, whole genome shotgun sequence genomic DNA includes:
- the LOC108334617 gene encoding 40S ribosomal protein S2-4 — translation MAERGGGDRGGFGRGFGGRGRGGDRGRGRRRGPRREEEEKWVPVTKLGRLVKEGRIRSLEQIYLHSLPIKEHQIIDTLVGPTLKDEVMKITPVQKQTRAGQRTRFKAFVVVGDSNGHVGLGVKCSKEVATAIRGAIILAKLSVIPVRRGYWGNKIGKPHTVPCKVTGKCGSVTVRMVPAPRGSGIVAARVPKKVLQFAGIDDVFTSSRGSTKTLGNFVKATFDCLMKTYGFLTPEFWKETRFTKSPFQEYTDLLAKPTGKALILEEERVDA, via the exons ATGGCAGAGCGCGGAGGCGGTGATCGCGGCGGTTTCGGGCGTGGCTTCGGCGGGCGCGGGCGTGGTGGTGATAGGGGTCGTGGACGCCGCCGAGGGCCTCGCCGTGAGGAGGAGGAGAAGTGGGTCCCTGTTACAAAGCTCGGGCGTCTGGTGAAGGAGGGCAGAATCCGAAGCTTGGAACAGATCTACCTCCACTCTCTCCCCATCAAGGAACACCAAATCATTGACACCCTCGTGGGTCCCACCCTCAAGGACGAGGTCATGAAAATCACGCCGGTCCAGAAACAGACCCGGGCCGGTCAACGAACCAGGTTCAAGGCCTTCGTTGTTGTCGGCGACAGTAATGGCCACGTCGGTCTCGGCGTTAAGTGCAGCAAGGAGGTGGCCACCGCCATTCGCGGCGCCATCATTCTGGCGAAGCTTTCCGTTATCCCCGTTAGGAGAGGGTACTGGGGCAACAAGATCGGAAAGCCCCACACTGTTCCTTGCAAGGTTACGGGCAAGTGCGGGTCCGTTACCGTGAGGATGGTTCCTGCGCCTCGGGGTTCGGGAATCGTGGCGGCTAGGGTTCCCAAGAAGGTGCTGCAGTTCGCTGGAATTGATGATGTCTTCACCTCCTCCAGAGGATCCACCAAGACCCTTGGCAACTTCGTTAAG GCCACTTTTGATTGCTTGATGAAAACCTATGGATTCCTGACACCAGAATTCTGGAAGGAGACTCGTTTTACCAAATCCCCATTCCAAGAGTACACAGATCTGTTGGCAAAACCAACAGGGAAGGCCCTTATCTTGGAGGAGGAGAGGGTGGATGCTTGA
- the LOC108335863 gene encoding microtubule-associated protein 70-2, translating into MAEERGSARRRGGVRPPSMDADEFMNLLHGSDPVKVELNRLENEVRDKDRELSEAQAEIKALRLSERLREKAVEELTEELSKVEGKLKLTESLLESKNLEIKKINDEKKASMAAQFAAEATLRRVHAAQKDDDMPPIEAILAPLEAELKLARQEIAKLQDDNKALDRLTKSKEAALIEAERTVQFALAKASMVDDLQNKNQELIKQIEICQEENKILDKMHRQKVAEVEKLTQTVRELEEAVLAGGAAANAVRDYQRKVQEMNEERKTLDRELARAKVTANRVAVVVANEWKDANDKVMPVKQWLEERRFLQGEMQQLRDKLAIVERAAKSEAQLKEKYNLRLKVLEESLRGSSNSSNRGTPEGRSVSNGRRQSLGGADNFSKLSSNGFLSKRSPSSHTRSSLSSSTVLKHAKGTSKSFDGGTRSLERSKMLLNGTPPIYSFNQSLEETKEREPSANWKGNSDDKPNDFPTVDSVDSVPSVLYDLLQKEVIALRKAGHEKDQSLKDKDDAIEMLGRKVDTLTKAMEVEAKKMRREVAAMEKEVAAMRVEKEQENRAKRFSNVKGSVNSAQQQLISGRNVTRGGLTRSTQ; encoded by the exons ATGGCAGAGGAGAGAGGCTCGGCGCGGCGCCGCGGCGGAGTGAGGCCGCCGAGCATGGACGCCGACGAGTTCATGAACCTGCTGCACGGTTCGGATCCGGTGAAGGTGGAGCTCAATCGCCTTGAGAATGAAGTTCGAG ATAAGGACAGGGAGTTATCGGAAGCGCAGGCTGAGATCAAAGCCTTGAGGCTTTCTGAACGTCTCAGAGAAAAGGCCGTTGAAGAG CTGACGGAAGAACTGTCAAAGGTTGAAGGGAAGCTAAAACTAACAGAGTCTCTTTTAGAAAGCAAG AatcttgaaataaaaaaaatcaacgaTGAAAAGAAAGCATCCATGGCAGCTCAATTTGCAGCTGAAGCCACTCTTCGAAGGGTCCATGCTGCCCAGAAAGATGATGACATGCCTCCAATAGAAGCAATTCTCGCTCCTTTGGAGGCCGAACTGAAGCTTGCTCGGCAAGAG ATTGCTAAACTACAAGACGATAACAAAGCTTTAGATCGCCTTACCAAATCTAAAGAAGCTGCACTAATTGAAGCTGAGAGGACTGTCCAGTTTGCCTTGGCTAAAGCCTCAATGGTGGATGATCTGCAGAATAAAAATCAAGAGCTAATTAAACAGATTGAGATTTGTCAG gaagaaaataaaattttggacAAAATGCATAGGCAGAAGGTGGCAGAGGTTGAAAAGCTCACCCAAACTGTGAGAGAACTAGAAGAGGCTGTCCTTGCTGGTGGTGCAGCTGCAAATGCAGTGAGAGACTATCAGCGGAAAGTTCAAGAAATGAAT gaagagagaaaaacactTGACAGGGAGTTGGCCCGTGCCAAGGTAACAGCAAACAGAGTAGCGGTTGTGGTTGCAAATGAATGGAAAGATGCTAATGATAAAGTGATGCCTGTCAAACAATGGCTCGAAGAACGACGATTCTTGCAg GGAGAAATGCAGCAACTTCGTGACAAGCTTGCTATAGTTGAGCGTGCTGCAAAATCTGAAGCACAGTTGAAA gaaaaatataatttacggCTTAAAGTGCTAGAGGAGAGTTTGAGAGGAAGTTCTAACAGCAGTAATCGTGGCACCCCAGAGGGAAGAAGTGTGAGCAATGGTCGTCGTCAATCCCTAGGAGGAGCTGATAACTTCTCTAAACTATCCTCTAATGGGTTTTTATCTAAAAGATCACCATCCTCTCATACGAGGTCATCCCTATCCTCTAGCACAGTATTGAAGCATGCTAAAGGAACTTCTAAATCTTTTGATGGTGGTACAAGATCACTGGAAAGGAGTAAAATGCTGCTGAATGGAACACCTCCAATTTACTCATTCAATCAATCTCTTGAAGAAACCAAAGAGAGAGAGCCAAGTGCTAATTGGAAAGGAAATTCAGATGATAAGCCAAATGACTTCCCAACGGTAGATTCAGTGGATAGTGTTCCTAGTGTTTTATATGACCTGCTGCAAAAGGAAGTCATAGCCTTGAGGAAAGCTGGTCATGAGAAAGATCAAAGCCTAAAAGATAAAGACGATGCTATTGAG ATGTTAGGAAGGAAGGTAGATACATTGACCAAAGCAATGGAAGTTGAGGCAAAGAAGATGAGAAGGGAAGTGGCTGCTATGGAGAAGGAGGTAGCTGCTATGCGTGTAGAGAAAGAACAAGAGAACAGGGCAAAGCGTTTCAGCAATGTAAAGGGTTCTGTAAACAGTGCTCAGCAACAGCTAATTTCTGGAAG GAACGTGACAAGGGGTGGATTAACTCGCAGCACCCAATGA
- the LOC108335013 gene encoding uncharacterized protein LOC108335013: METTKRGCPSHAEGMQRKPAGAPYKCSGCQEMGFGSSYQCGNMDCNYILHENCANGVSHAVHKFLPDSKLEFYEKPAGHPRYCDGCGKDVVGFVYHCIRTSHDLHPCCLNLNERISDEEGGVTLELCEKVPSKCVKCKRISVEKGIQGWSYVSSEGKYCYHVSCVKKLILEKWEKGYFSQQTNPAMAESSRVAERTNGLEIVQSGTVSRRSRKMKKFTKIAVLVFKLIVSAIFGNPIIAIAGLVEALFSG, from the coding sequence ATGGAAACGACTAAGAGGGGTTGTCCCAGCCATGCTGAAGGAATGCAACGGAAGCCAGCAGGGGCACCATACAAATGCAGTGGATGCCAAGAAATGGGGTTTGGAAGCAGTTACCAGTGTGGAAACATGGATTGCAATTACATCCTCCATGAAAACTGTGCAAATGGTGTTTCCCATGCAGTTCATAAATTTCTCCCAGACAGCAAGTTGGAGTTTTATGAGAAACCAGCAGGGCACCCTAGGTATTGTGATGGTTGTGGAAAAGATGTGGTAGGGTTTGTGTACCACTGCATCCGCACAAGCCATGATCTACACCCATGCTGTTTAAACCTTAATGAGAGAATTTCTGATGAAGAAGGAGGTGTGACACTGGAACTGTGTGAGAAGGTTCCGTCCAAGTGTGTTAAGTGCAAGCGTATAAGTGTAGAGAAGGGAATTCAAGGATGGTCTTACGTATCTTCTGAGGGAAAGTATTGCTACCATGTGTCGTGTGTGAAGAAGTTGATTCTTGAGAAATGGGAGAAGGGCTATTTCTCTCAACAAACCAATCCAGCTATGGCGGAAAGCTCTCGAGTTGCAGAGAGAACTAATGGACTGGAGATTGTTCAAAGTGGAACAGTGTCAAGGAGGTCACGGAAAATGAAAAAGTTCACCAAAATTGCTGTGTTGGTGTTCAAGCTAATAGTTTCAGCTATTTTTGGAAACCCTATTATTGCCATTGCTGGCCTTGTGGAAGCCCTTTTTTCAGGTTAA